The genomic DNA GCTGAAGCGGTCGGTTATACGGGCGAAATCCAGACAGATCCTTCCCAGCCAGATGGTACTCCTAGGAAGCTTCTTGACGTAGCGAAGCTCCGTAACCTTGGCTGGACAGCCAAAACGGGCATAAGGGAAGGATTGTATTCAGTCTGTAGGTGGTATGTTGCACAGGTTTGCCGAAAGTAGCAATGGATATTATGGAAACAGTATCAGTAAAAATTATTGTGCCGAAGTCAAGGTGGTGGAAGCCCGATTTTGAGGGCCTTGCAAAGTCGGGTGAGCTTTTTCTGATGTTGGTCAGGCGACAGTTTCTTGCCCGATATCAGCAGTCGGTGCTCGGTATCGCCTGGGCCGTGCTGAACCCATTGGCGCAACTGTTTATTTTTTGGTTGCTGTTCGGTCTCATTCTGAAAGTTCCCAGCAATAACTATCCGTATGTACCCTTTGCGTTCGCGGGCGTGGTGCTCTGGAGCATATTTTCCAGCGCGACTCTCAGCGTATCCTCATCGCTGCAAGAGCAGATGAGTATTGTTTCCAAGGTGTACTTCCCTCGGATAATACTTCCCTTTGTGAACCTGTGCCGGGCAGGTATTGATGCCTTGATTGGCCTCTTGCTGTTGTTTATCGTAAATGCTTGCTACGGCTTTTTGCCCGGCTGGCGGTTGCTGTTTATTCCCTTTCTGCTTTTTGCCGCCCTGTTGTGCGGCCTTGCCTTGGGGCTCATTCTTGCGGGCCCCATTGTGCGCTTCCGCGATCTTTCTGTTCCGCTCACGTATACGCTGCAGTTGATGATGTATATCACGCCGGTGATGTACCCGATTTCCATTGTGCCTTCCTCCCTCACCTGGGTTATCATGCTGAATCCCATGTACTGGGTTATCGAGTGGGGCCGGTGGATTTTTCTGGGACAGGCGGTCGTTTTTTCATCATACTTATG from uncultured delta proteobacterium includes the following:
- a CDS encoding ABC-2 type transporter — its product is MDIMETVSVKIIVPKSRWWKPDFEGLAKSGELFLMLVRRQFLARYQQSVLGIAWAVLNPLAQLFIFWLLFGLILKVPSNNYPYVPFAFAGVVLWSIFSSATLSVSSSLQEQMSIVSKVYFPRIILPFVNLCRAGIDALIGLLLLFIVNACYGFLPGWRLLFIPFLLFAALLCGLALGLILAGPIVRFRDLSVPLTYTLQLMMYITPVMYPISIVPSSLTWVIMLNPMYWVIEWGRWIFLGQAVVFSSYLWVSAFFVVCALVSGWFIFSMTERFIVDVQ